The Pectobacterium sp. A5351 genome contains the following window.
TAATCAGCGGAGCGCGATAAGGTGCCTGCCGCGCTTTATCGATACCGGCGTCGTCCAAGCCTTCCTGCTGCGCCGCACGGGTCAGCAGCGTACTAAAACGATCCAGGCCGTCATTTTCGATCATAAAAAAGCGCCACGGCTGCATGGCACCATGATCCGGCGCACGCATACCCGCGTGGATAATGTTATTCAATGCGTCACCCGTGGGTGCCGGCGCGGTCAGGCGCGAGGCCGAACGACGATTCAATAGCAATTCAAGAGCATCCATCGCACATCTCCTGTCTGGCAATATAATTTCTACTGTACACCCCATTTCTACGGAAGAAACGGCTGCACGGCAACGTTGCGCGCCACGTTAGCACAAGTAGAAGTTTTGTTACAAGATAACCCCGACAGGGCGCGCTTCCGCGGCGATTTAATGCTGACTTTTTACTGTCCGCTCATTAGGATACTATCACTCCTTGTGCTTCATCACTTGCCAGAGGGCAAGTTGAAGGACGTAGAGCACACGTTGTTTACCCGTTCATGGAGATATCATGCGCACATTGTGGCGAATTTTTAGCGGATTTTTTAAGTGGACATGGCGTCTGCTTAATTTTATCAGAGAATTTATTCTCAATATTTTTCTTATCGCCTTGATTCTGGTTGGCGTTGGAATCTACTCACAGGTAAAAACAACACCGGAAGTAGCCACAAAGGGTGCGCTGCTGGTCGATCTGACGGGCGTGGTCGTTGATCAACCCACCGTCAATAACAAATTGCGTCAATTAGGACGCGAATTCTTCGGTGCATCGAACAATCGTCGTCAGGAAAACTCACTGTTCGATATCGTTGACAGTATTCGTCAGGCAAAGAGCGACGACAACATCACGGGAATGGTGCTGGATCTCAGCGACTTTACCGGTGCCGATCAGCCATCTCTACAATATATCGGCAAGGCGCTGCGCGAATTCCGTGATAGTGGTAAACCCATTTATGCCGTCGGCGACAGCTACAATCAGTCTCAATATTATTTGGCCAGTTTTGCCAATACGGTGTCGTTGACGCCACAAGGCAGTGTCGATCTGCACGGTTTTGCGACCAACAACCTCTACTTCAAATCCATGCTCGACAAGCTGAAAGTGACCACCAATATCTTCCGTGTGGGAACCTATAAGTCAGCCGTTGAACCGTATTTGCGTGACGATATGTCTCCTGCTGCGCGCGATGCCGATGGACGCTGGATCAACGCGCTGTGGCAGCAGTATTTAAATACCGTTTCCGCTAACCGCCAGATTACACCTCAACAGCTTTTCCCTGGCGCAGCAGGCATCATTGCGGGCTTGCAGGCCGTTCAAGGCGACACCGCACGCTATGCGCTAGATAACAAGCTGGTTGATGAAGTGGCATCACGTTCCGTGACCGAACAATCGCTGGTTAAAGCATTCGGTTGGAATAGCCAGAAGAACAATTTTAATTTTATCAGCATCTACGACTACACCATCAAACCACCGGTGCAAAATAACAACCAGATTGCGGTTGTGTTTGCCAATGGCGCAATTATTGATGGGCCGGAAACACCGGGAATGGTCGGTGGCGATACCACGGCAGCACAAATTCGTGCCGCACGCCTCGACCCTAAAGTCAAAGCGCTGGTACTGCGCGTCAATAGCCCCGGCGGTAGCGTCACCGCGTCGGAATTGATCCGTTCGGAACTGATGGCGCTCCGTCTGGCGGGCAAACCGATCGTGGTCTCCATGGGCGGTATGGCGGCATCGGGCGGCTACTGGATCTCAACGCCAGCAAACGCGATCATCTCCAGCGCCAGTACGCTGACAGGTTCCATCGGCATTTTTGGCGTGATTACCACATTCGAAAACTCGCTGGAAAGCCTTGGCGTCCACACGGATGGCGTTGCCACTTCCCCGCTGGCCGATTTGTCGATTACGAAGTCGCTGCCGCCTGAATTCTCGCAGATGATGCAGTTGAGTATTGAACGCGGCTATAAAAACTTCATCGATATCGTGGCACAGGCACGTAAGAAAACGCCGGAGCAAATCGATCAGATCGCGCAAGGTCACGTCTGGGTCGGTAGCGACGCGAAAGAAAATGGTCTGGTCGATCAGATCGGTGATTTTGATGATGCCGTGAAGAAAGCCGCGGAGCTGGCCAAACTGGGACAATATCAATTGAACTGGTATGCGGAACAGCCTGGCCTGCTCGACACGATGCTGAATCAGGTGAACGCTTCCGTTTACGCCCTGCTGCCCGTTGCCGTTCAGTCTATGTTGCCAGCACCGGTCGCACAGCTGGCGGAGGCCGTGCGGTCACAGCAGTCTATCATGAATAACCTAAACGACCCGCAGAACCGGTACGCATTTTGCCTCAACTGCG
Protein-coding sequences here:
- the sppA gene encoding signal peptide peptidase SppA, translated to MRTLWRIFSGFFKWTWRLLNFIREFILNIFLIALILVGVGIYSQVKTTPEVATKGALLVDLTGVVVDQPTVNNKLRQLGREFFGASNNRRQENSLFDIVDSIRQAKSDDNITGMVLDLSDFTGADQPSLQYIGKALREFRDSGKPIYAVGDSYNQSQYYLASFANTVSLTPQGSVDLHGFATNNLYFKSMLDKLKVTTNIFRVGTYKSAVEPYLRDDMSPAARDADGRWINALWQQYLNTVSANRQITPQQLFPGAAGIIAGLQAVQGDTARYALDNKLVDEVASRSVTEQSLVKAFGWNSQKNNFNFISIYDYTIKPPVQNNNQIAVVFANGAIIDGPETPGMVGGDTTAAQIRAARLDPKVKALVLRVNSPGGSVTASELIRSELMALRLAGKPIVVSMGGMAASGGYWISTPANAIISSASTLTGSIGIFGVITTFENSLESLGVHTDGVATSPLADLSITKSLPPEFSQMMQLSIERGYKNFIDIVAQARKKTPEQIDQIAQGHVWVGSDAKENGLVDQIGDFDDAVKKAAELAKLGQYQLNWYAEQPGLLDTMLNQVNASVYALLPVAVQSMLPAPVAQLAEAVRSQQSIMNNLNDPQNRYAFCLNCGEVR